One Nitrospirota bacterium genomic window carries:
- the gatB gene encoding Asp-tRNA(Asn)/Glu-tRNA(Gln) amidotransferase subunit GatB, whose amino-acid sequence MKKYEAVIGLEIHAQMLTKTKMFCGCSTKFGSEPNSQTCPVCIGMPGVLPVINQKAVEFTVRAGLALGCKISSYNRFARKNYFYPDLPKGYQISQYELPICLGGAVVLNMENGQRTIELTRIHMEEDAGKNIHEGTGDYSNVDLNRAGVPLMEIVTEPQIRSPKESSAFMKKLRSVLRYLDVCDGNMEEGSLRCDANVSLRPVGSSELGVKAEIKNINSFRFVEKAIEYEIWRQEEVLKDGGRVIQETRLYNTSTGTTESMRSKEEAHDYRYFPEPDLVPIVVSDAMLKEIKATIVELPDEKVTRYVNSFGLPLYDAELLSQDKDTAHWFEEAVNKGGNPKAVSNWIMGELMRLLNETATRIEYCKLTPEHLIGLIKLVDSGAINVKIGKTVFEEMFKSGEQAEKIVKSKGLLQISNEGELDSVIDAILNRYSAEVERFKAGEVKLTGFFVGEVMKQTKGKANPKLVNEILKKKLG is encoded by the coding sequence ATGAAAAAATATGAGGCCGTTATAGGGCTTGAAATACATGCCCAGATGCTTACTAAAACTAAGATGTTCTGCGGCTGCAGCACGAAATTTGGCTCAGAGCCTAATTCTCAAACCTGTCCGGTGTGTATCGGAATGCCAGGAGTGCTGCCGGTTATAAATCAAAAAGCTGTTGAATTTACTGTTAGGGCGGGGCTGGCTCTTGGCTGTAAAATTTCATCATACAACCGGTTTGCAAGAAAAAATTATTTTTATCCTGATCTCCCCAAAGGTTACCAGATAAGCCAGTACGAACTGCCCATCTGCTTGGGTGGAGCGGTTGTGCTTAATATGGAAAACGGACAGAGGACAATTGAACTGACAAGAATCCACATGGAGGAAGACGCTGGGAAAAACATCCACGAGGGAACAGGGGATTACAGTAACGTTGATTTAAACAGAGCCGGGGTGCCGCTTATGGAAATTGTAACGGAGCCTCAGATTCGCTCTCCAAAAGAGTCCTCTGCGTTTATGAAAAAACTCCGCTCTGTTTTGCGCTATCTTGATGTGTGTGATGGTAACATGGAGGAGGGTTCACTGCGCTGCGATGCTAACGTCTCTTTGCGGCCTGTCGGTTCCTCAGAACTCGGCGTTAAAGCGGAAATCAAAAACATCAACTCCTTCAGATTTGTTGAAAAAGCCATTGAATACGAAATATGGCGTCAGGAGGAGGTACTGAAAGATGGAGGACGTGTCATTCAGGAGACCCGTCTTTATAATACATCAACCGGCACTACGGAATCTATGCGCTCAAAAGAAGAGGCTCACGACTACAGATATTTTCCGGAACCTGACCTTGTGCCAATTGTCGTTTCCGACGCCATGCTTAAAGAGATAAAAGCTACGATAGTTGAGCTTCCTGATGAGAAAGTGACACGTTATGTTAACAGCTTTGGATTACCCCTCTATGATGCTGAGCTGCTGTCACAGGATAAGGACACTGCCCATTGGTTTGAAGAGGCGGTAAATAAAGGAGGTAACCCAAAGGCTGTAAGTAACTGGATAATGGGTGAGCTGATGAGGCTGCTTAATGAAACCGCTACCCGGATTGAATACTGTAAGCTAACTCCAGAGCACCTCATAGGCCTTATTAAACTTGTGGATAGCGGCGCTATAAACGTAAAAATAGGGAAAACCGTATTTGAGGAGATGTTTAAAAGCGGAGAGCAAGCCGAAAAAATTGTAAAATCAAAAGGACTGCTTCAGATAAGTAACGAGGGAGAGCTTGATAGTGTAATAGATGCTATTTTAAACCGGTACAGTGCCGAGGTGGAGAGATTTAAGGCTGGCGAGGTTAAACTAACCGGGTTTTTTGTCGGCGAGGTTATGAAACAAACAAAGGGTAAGGCTAACCCCAAACTTGTCAATGAAATCCTGAAAAAGAAACTTGGTTAA
- a CDS encoding tetratricopeptide repeat protein — MYRKNSVILFIILASAFIPYLNIFNSPFVFDDASIVNFFTIRSFKESRYITESTFTINHIIHGLWLPGYHFVNIIIHAFNGILIYLLIMQLFKIQISSITNNAAKKYSFIISLAFLLHPIQIQAVTFLSQRSTALLTFFVLSALNIYVLWRRRCFPMDGGNTIIEYSKNKSVGLYMLAMIIAVLSVKVKELAVVLPFLITLVEFTFFSGKIKSRIAYVLPFCLIIPAVIFNALGVSSVSFDSQMQTTSIPAGNMPDVVIVYDVKSPLIANTRMEYILTEFRVIVTYLRMLVLPLNLTLIHYYPVSRSFFDLKVILSLLFILTIFLFGAIMFFQGNKQKDVMKKLTSFGIFWFFIGILPQSSLINKYGWTIFEYRVYLASPGVFITLLFITLKFIRNITVIKLIFKYIIPAIIAISAVCTFYLNMNWRNEVSLWEDNVKKEPLHPIARIMLGNAYGRAKHFKEALRELNLVSQMEPGFPEIPYYIGCVYAQAEQYDKALEEFEKSIEINSTLPFPHYSKGKILVYKKMWVEAAKELKLSLKLGIQTPDIYNLLGDALNMTGDVTGAIEMYENSLKLNLNNAEMHNNLGNLYTQTGNFALADSEILTALKLNPNLYDGYNNLGVLYANTGRMTDAVKEFKRALSIKKDYITGFKNLANAYMGLKMFDEADSTLNAAIAMNPDSFVILTTIGNMHLLKGDKAMAREFYLKALKINPSYTEALKNIELTKTN, encoded by the coding sequence ATGTATAGAAAAAACTCAGTAATTTTGTTTATCATTTTGGCCTCAGCTTTTATTCCCTATTTGAATATTTTCAATTCACCTTTTGTTTTTGATGATGCAAGTATCGTAAATTTTTTTACAATAAGAAGTTTTAAAGAAAGCAGGTATATTACAGAATCCACTTTTACCATTAACCACATTATCCATGGCCTTTGGCTGCCGGGTTACCACTTTGTAAATATTATCATCCATGCTTTTAATGGAATATTAATCTATTTGCTTATTATGCAACTGTTTAAAATACAAATCTCTTCAATAACAAATAATGCTGCTAAAAAGTACTCATTTATTATCTCTCTTGCTTTTCTCCTGCACCCCATACAGATTCAGGCGGTTACATTTCTTTCGCAAAGAAGTACTGCACTTCTCACTTTTTTTGTTTTAAGTGCCTTAAACATATACGTGCTTTGGAGACGAAGGTGTTTTCCCATGGACGGTGGCAATACTATAATTGAATATTCTAAAAATAAATCTGTTGGACTTTACATGTTAGCAATGATAATTGCTGTTTTGTCTGTAAAAGTTAAAGAACTAGCTGTTGTACTACCATTTTTAATAACTCTTGTTGAATTTACATTTTTTAGTGGTAAAATTAAATCAAGGATAGCGTACGTTTTGCCTTTTTGTTTGATTATACCAGCCGTTATTTTTAATGCGTTAGGCGTATCCAGTGTATCATTTGACAGCCAGATGCAAACCACGTCTATACCGGCAGGGAATATGCCGGATGTCGTTATAGTGTATGACGTAAAAAGCCCTCTGATAGCCAATACCAGGATGGAGTATATTCTTACAGAATTCAGAGTTATCGTTACCTATTTAAGAATGCTTGTACTGCCTCTTAACCTGACATTAATCCATTATTATCCTGTTTCGAGAAGTTTTTTTGATTTAAAGGTAATTCTTTCACTTTTGTTTATTTTAACAATATTTCTTTTTGGAGCCATAATGTTTTTTCAGGGAAATAAGCAAAAAGATGTTATGAAAAAACTCACATCTTTTGGGATATTTTGGTTTTTTATAGGAATTTTACCCCAGTCAAGCCTCATTAATAAATATGGCTGGACTATTTTTGAATACAGGGTTTATTTGGCCTCCCCAGGGGTTTTTATAACATTACTGTTTATAACATTAAAATTTATTAGGAATATAACTGTGATTAAACTGATTTTTAAATATATTATACCTGCAATAATAGCAATCAGTGCTGTATGTACCTTTTATCTGAACATGAACTGGCGCAATGAGGTTAGTCTTTGGGAGGACAACGTTAAAAAGGAGCCGTTACATCCGATTGCCCGCATTATGCTGGGGAATGCCTACGGCAGAGCGAAACATTTTAAAGAAGCCCTTAGAGAGTTGAATTTAGTGTCTCAAATGGAACCGGGTTTTCCTGAAATTCCTTATTATATAGGCTGTGTGTATGCGCAAGCTGAACAGTATGATAAAGCGCTTGAAGAATTTGAAAAGTCTATTGAAATTAACTCCACCTTGCCTTTTCCCCATTATAGTAAAGGTAAGATACTTGTTTATAAGAAAATGTGGGTTGAGGCTGCGAAGGAACTGAAATTATCTCTGAAATTAGGAATTCAAACTCCTGACATTTACAATTTACTTGGAGATGCCCTTAATATGACGGGAGATGTGACGGGAGCTATAGAAATGTATGAAAACTCTTTGAAATTAAATTTGAATAATGCTGAAATGCACAACAATCTGGGCAACCTATACACTCAGACAGGTAATTTTGCTTTGGCTGACTCAGAAATTTTAACTGCACTTAAGCTTAACCCTAACCTGTACGATGGCTATAATAATCTCGGCGTTTTATACGCTAACACAGGCAGGATGACAGATGCTGTCAAGGAGTTTAAGAGGGCGCTATCAATAAAAAAAGATTATATAACTGGATTTAAAAATCTCGCTAATGCCTACATGGGGCTAAAGATGTTTGACGAGGCAGACAGTACTCTTAATGCTGCTATAGCAATGAATCCGGACAGCTTTGTAATATTAACAACAATAGGCAATATGCACTTGCTTAAAGGGGATAAAGCGATGGCCAGGGAATTTTACTTAAAGGCCTTAAAAATAAACCCTTCTTATACAGAGGCACTAAAAAACATAGAGTTAACTAAAACCAACTAA
- a CDS encoding NUDIX domain-containing protein has product MNDVGNDLLEVVTPDGDIIGSALRKDVHGNNKLLHRVVHVFVFNNRGELLLQQRSLNKDVAPGKWDTSVGGHVDFGESIEVAMQREMEEELGIASDKNVPVFLYKYIHSNDYESELVYSYSFTHDGQIVFNKDEIESVKYYPIREIEEKLGTGLFSDNFEHEFHNYLRLVGFS; this is encoded by the coding sequence ATGAATGATGTTGGAAATGATCTGCTTGAGGTTGTAACCCCTGATGGAGATATAATAGGAAGCGCACTCAGAAAAGATGTTCACGGCAATAACAAACTATTACACAGGGTAGTGCATGTGTTTGTTTTTAACAACAGAGGCGAACTTCTCCTTCAGCAGCGATCACTCAACAAAGACGTTGCACCTGGCAAATGGGACACCTCAGTGGGCGGACACGTTGACTTTGGTGAAAGCATAGAGGTTGCCATGCAAAGGGAAATGGAGGAAGAACTTGGCATAGCCTCAGATAAAAATGTCCCGGTTTTCCTCTATAAATACATTCACTCTAACGACTATGAATCGGAACTCGTGTATTCGTACTCGTTTACCCATGACGGACAGATCGTATTTAACAAAGATGAAATAGAATCAGTAAAATACTATCCTATAAGAGAGATTGAAGAGAAACTCGGAACTGGCCTGTTTAGTGATAACTTTGAACACGAGTTTCATAATTATTTACGATTAGTTGGTTTTAGTTAA